The Hymenobacter swuensis DY53 genome includes the window GGTGTTTCTGGCCGGCGGCGCGTTTACGGTAGTCGACCTCACCGGGGCGCTACGCCGGGGCGTGGATTGGCTGCTGGAGAAATTCCAGGGGCGCGAGGCGGTGGTAATTCCCATCATTTCGGTGCTGTTTGCTACCATGGGCGCGCTGGAAAACATGCAGGAGGAAATTGTGCCGCTGGTGCCGGTACTGCTCATTCTCATGCGGCGCATTGGGTACCCCACCCTCACGGCGGCGGCCGTCAGCATTGGGTCGGCGGCGGTGGGCGCGGCGTTTAGTCCGCTCAACCCGTTTCAGGTAGGCATTGCCCAGAAGCTGGCCCAACTGCCGCTGCTGTCGGGCGGCGGGTTTCGGCTGGTATTCCTACTGCTGGCCCTCACCATCTGGATTGGCGGCACCGTACGCTACGCCCTGCGCCACCGCCTGCCACCCGAAACCGCCGAAGCGGCCGATCCGGGCGTTGCGGCCGGCGGCCGCAACCACGGCCTGGTGTTGCTGTTGCTATTCACGGGTTTCGCCTTTTTCGCCTACGGGGTGCTGAAGCTGGGCTGGGAGTTCGAGCAGATGGCGGCCCTGTTCTTCACGCTGGGCGTGGTAGCCGGTCTGGTGGGCGGGCTGGGCCTTACCGGCACGGCCGAGGGCTTCATTGCCGGTTTCCGCGACATTGCCTTTTCGGCTCTGCTCATCGGGTTTGCCCGCGCCATTTTTGTGGTCCTGGAACAGGGCCAAGTGGTCGATACCATCGTCAACAGCATGTCGGCCCCGCTGGCCGGGCTGCCCGCCTGGGTGGCGGCTTTGGGCATGATGGGCGTACATACAGCTTTGCACCTGCCGGTGCCCTCGGTGAGCGGCCAGGCCGTCCTGACCATGCCCCTACTGGTGCCCCTCTCCGACCTCATCGGCCTCTCCCGGCAGGTTACGGTGCTGGCCTACCAGTACGGGGCCGGCCTCTGCGAGCTAATAACCCCCACCAACGGTGCCCTCATGGCCATTGTGGCGGCCTGCGGCGTGCGGTTTGATGAGTGGTGGAAGTTTGTGCTGCCCCTGTATCTGGCACTGTTAGCCCTTGGGGCACTGGCCGTGGTAGTGGGCATTGCAGTGGGCGTATAGTGAGTAACGGCGTAGCGGAGTAACTGAGTAATCGTTCTGCGGCCCCAAACGGCACTATCAGTAGAACGATTACTCAGTTACTCTATTATTGCAATTCCAGTTCCCGCGCCTCAAACACGCGCTTTATTTTGCGTTTTTTCTCGACCAGCTGAAAGCGAAAAGCATCAGCGGCTTCGTCGTAATACACATCGGAAATCAGTCCCTCATGGGCGGGCTGGTCTTCGGCGGGGTCAGTTTCCACCACCAGGTCCCCGAAGCTGAATGGCGGGCGCATGTACAGTTCTGTGAACAGCTCCCGGCTGACTTTGAATTGCTGCTCATCGTAACGCAGCATAATCCAGTCGTCGGTTTCATCGATTTTTTCGAACACCTTACCCAATGGCTCCAGCCACTCAAACGTGCGGCGGTTGGCAGGATGAATGTAACGTAGCCCATAGTCGGGCGTCCAGGAGTACAGACCGTATACGACAGGTTTGGGACGTGGCACGCGAAGCAGATTGGCGGGTGAGGAACGGACTGATAACCGTCGTAAGCAACGGCAGGTTCACCACAAAGCTACAGCCCGGCGCAGGCACAGGCTCCTTCCACACCGCACAAAGTGCCAAACCCTTAATTGCCAGTCAACTGCCCATACATAGAATAACCTTAATGCTTCGGATTCAGTAAACGGCATAGTCACTGTTGACCTTTTGTGCTGCTTTTCTTCGACAAACCAATGCCTTATTTAGATACTCCCCACTCTGCCAGTGTGCTGCAAAGTGGAATGGGAGCCATTCCGCACGAGCAGGGTACTACCTTCCGCGTGTGGGCTCCGGCTGCTACGGCCGTAGCCCTGGTAGGTCCGTTCAATGAGTGGAATACCATTACCCACCCGCTTACGCACGAAGCCGACGGCTATTGGGCCGCTGATTTTGCTGACCTCGGCCCCGGCACCGAATATAAATTTCACCTGACCACTCCCACCGGCGAGCTGCGCAAAAACGACCCGTACGCCCGCGAGGTGACGCACTCCGCCGGCAACTCCGTAGTGCACGACCCCAACTTTGAGTGGGGTGATGATGCCTTCCAGATGCCCGCCTGGAACGAGCTGGTGATTTACGAGTTGCACGTAGGCACCTTCCATGCGCCTGACCCCGAGCGACCGGGCAACTTTTACGATGCCATTGAGAAGCTCGACCACCTAGTGGAGCTGGGGATTAACGCCGTGGAAATTATGCCGGCCACGGAGTTTCCGGGCAGCCTGAGCTGGGGCTACAACCCGGCGCACCCTTTCGCCATCGAAATTGACTACGGCGGCCCCACAGCGTTCAAGGAATTCATCAAGCAGGCCCACCGGCGCGGCATTGCCGTGATTCTGGATGTAGTGTACAACCACTTCGGTCCCGGTGATTTAGACCTCTGGCAGTTTGATGGCTGGCAGGAAAACGACGGCGGGGGCATTTACTTCTACAACGACTGGCGCGCCGAAACCCCCTGGGGCCACAACCGCCCCGATTTCGGCCGAGAGGCCGTGCGCCGTTACATCCGCGACAATGCCCTGATGTGGCTGGAGGACTTCCGGCTGGATGGCCTGCGTTGCGACGCCATTGCCCACATCCGGAACGTGGACGGTACCAACGACCCGAGCCGCGACCTGCCCGATGGCTGGAGCCTGATGAAGTGGATCAACGAGGAAATCCGGGAACGGATGCCCTGGAAAATCACCATTGCCGAGGACCTGATGGGCAATGACTACATCACTCGTGCGCCCGAGGAAGATGGCCAGGGCTTCTCCTCGCAGTGGGACTCCCGCTTTGTGTACCCCATCCGAGACGCGCTGGTGACACCTAACGACGATGACCGGAACATGCACGCTGTGGCCGAAGCTGTG containing:
- a CDS encoding YfcC family protein: MKTIRFPHPLVLLVGFILLACALSYVLPAGVFARHPDAATGREVVVAGSYHRVPATPVSPLQALVDIPKGLIDAAAVIFLVFLAGGAFTVVDLTGALRRGVDWLLEKFQGREAVVIPIISVLFATMGALENMQEEIVPLVPVLLILMRRIGYPTLTAAAVSIGSAAVGAAFSPLNPFQVGIAQKLAQLPLLSGGGFRLVFLLLALTIWIGGTVRYALRHRLPPETAEAADPGVAAGGRNHGLVLLLLFTGFAFFAYGVLKLGWEFEQMAALFFTLGVVAGLVGGLGLTGTAEGFIAGFRDIAFSALLIGFARAIFVVLEQGQVVDTIVNSMSAPLAGLPAWVAALGMMGVHTALHLPVPSVSGQAVLTMPLLVPLSDLIGLSRQVTVLAYQYGAGLCELITPTNGALMAIVAACGVRFDEWWKFVLPLYLALLALGALAVVVGIAVGV
- a CDS encoding DUF6960 family protein; this translates as MPRPKPVVYGLYSWTPDYGLRYIHPANRRTFEWLEPLGKVFEKIDETDDWIMLRYDEQQFKVSRELFTELYMRPPFSFGDLVVETDPAEDQPAHEGLISDVYYDEAADAFRFQLVEKKRKIKRVFEARELELQ
- a CDS encoding alpha-amylase family glycosyl hydrolase is translated as MPYLDTPHSASVLQSGMGAIPHEQGTTFRVWAPAATAVALVGPFNEWNTITHPLTHEADGYWAADFADLGPGTEYKFHLTTPTGELRKNDPYAREVTHSAGNSVVHDPNFEWGDDAFQMPAWNELVIYELHVGTFHAPDPERPGNFYDAIEKLDHLVELGINAVEIMPATEFPGSLSWGYNPAHPFAIEIDYGGPTAFKEFIKQAHRRGIAVILDVVYNHFGPGDLDLWQFDGWQENDGGGIYFYNDWRAETPWGHNRPDFGREAVRRYIRDNALMWLEDFRLDGLRCDAIAHIRNVDGTNDPSRDLPDGWSLMKWINEEIRERMPWKITIAEDLMGNDYITRAPEEDGQGFSSQWDSRFVYPIRDALVTPNDDDRNMHAVAEAVEARYNGDAFQRVVYTESHDEVANGKARVAEEIMPGNAASWFPKKRSTLGAALVFTVPGIPMIFQGQTMLADGSFSDDQPLDWARADEHAGLGRLYQDLIRLRRNLDGHTRGLLGQSVDVHHLNNEDKILAFIRRDKGGPGDTTIVLCNFADRSHPEYTIGLPRSGRWRVRFNSDWEGYDQEFGNFESVDTHAEEGVYDDQPYHGTIGLAPYSVLILSQDPQ